Genomic window (Takifugu rubripes chromosome 1, fTakRub1.2, whole genome shotgun sequence):
CAACTACGCGGTCTGTGAATGTTTGGACCCGAGTTACAGGAATAAAGGTTACAAATGCGTATTTTCTGGGTTTAGTTCAATGTTTGGCGTAAATAACGCGGCTGGCATCAATACGCATTCGGACAGTTTACTTCCATTTCTGCCGACTCTTGAAGTAATGTTTTGATGAGCATTCATCGTGGTTACATTCATGCGGGagtaaaatacacattttagtGCAGGTCCCCCTCCATGAGTGCTGGACTCTTACCCCCTATATTTTTGCATCAGTttattttgggggaaaaatacCTCAAATAGAAAttcagtgtttgttttcttgattCATCAGCTACAATTGATCACTTTTCAAATGTAGGTATCTGCAGATTGCAACAAATCACAGGTTCGAGTCAGCTTTATTTACAATAGTGTCTGCTGCAATCGGAATGGTCTCTGAACACTTAGCAGAATAACCAGTTCTGGAAATATTTGTAATGTGGTTGTGTCTAGCCACATTTTCTGCGGTGTTGAAAAGGGAGGTCATATAGAATTCAGGTATTTATCCAGTCTGGATTCTTTCCAGCACATGCTGCTTACTACGGTATCACACGATTGTTTTAATTTCCCTGGCATTTATTAGAAAATTCACATGGTCTTTTTCCATCATCCTGTCAGTGTAATAATTCACATCTCTCTGttaagttgtgtttttatttatttatttatttatttatttatttaaatctcaCTTTGTGTTTAAGAGTTTAGGGGAATATCATACTGGGGCTAAGTCTGTTTTCCCATTTCCTCCTATTTACATGTTCCATTTCTGTATGTAGGTAAACAGGTGAAGAATCCACGTTCCCCAGATTATGTTCCTTCTGTGTTCACTACAGCTCCAATGTGCCCAGAGATGAAAGAACCAGGTGCTCTAGAAAACCTGGACAAGCAGGAAGCTCGGGTGGAGGCTGCCAATGCCTTGTTGTTCCTGCAGGGCCAGGGCAGGCCTGTGGTGGGGGAGCGAGCCAAGGAGAAGGAACAGGAAGCCATCGTGGAGGAAAgtctttcctcctccctcagcactGACGAAGATGAGGATGACGAATGCCTGAGCGGCAGCAAGAAAGGACGGTTCTCCCACACATCGGACTCACAGGTGAACTTTGATGATATCctgaaggccctgaagaaggaGAACCAGACACTCAGGGAGTCGGTGGAGAAAATGTCCCTTTCTGAGAGCTCCCTGAAGAACGACGCGGAAAAGGTCAGGTTCTACACAGGTTTGCCCAACTATTTTGTACTGGAGACGGTCATGTGGCTGCTGGCACCTCACATGGACGGGATGAAAACCATTAAGCTCTCCAAATTCCAGCAGTTGCTGCTCACGCTAATGCGGCTCCGTCTGGACCTCCGCAATCAAGACCTGGCCTACCGCTTTGGTGTAAAGGTCAGCACAGTGACGAGGACAGTGCACCAGATGGTCAGCATCATGTCCTCCACACTGGTGCCCACAGCTGTGTTCTGGCCCTCTCGGGCCGAGCTTCGGAAGAACCTCCCCGCGGCTCTGCGCTCCTCCCACCCCGACTGCGCTGTCATCATCGACTGCTTCACTGTGCCGTTCGAGGAGCCAGTTTCCCGGGGcaaccatcaccaccagcagcGGGCGGGGACGGGTTGTAATGTGTTAAAGTATCTGATAGGTGTGGCTCCTCAAGGTGTTGTCACGTTTGTCTCCAGAGGCGCGCTGGGAAATGTCAGCGATAAAAGCCTGACAGAGGGCTGCGGCCTCCTCTGCAAGCTTCTCCCGGGCGACGTCGTTCTGGCGAGCCGCGACCTCGACATTGCCGATTCCGTGGCCGCCCGGGGAGCAAGGTTTAAAGCCGCGGGCAGCTACCAGGGCGACGCACAAGCTAGCTCAGAGTGCTCGCCGCCGGCTAATGCGTCGTCTGACAGCACGAGCGTGCAGCGGCACGTGGACAAGGTGATCTCCATGGTGAAGCAGAGGTACGCCATGCTGACGGGCCCCATCGAGAGCGCCTTCACCTCGGCCTCTGAGCGCACGTCCAACCTCTCGACCTTTGATAAGATTGTGCAAGTAGCCTGTGCCTTAAACAACCTGTGCATCTCCGCCGCTCCGCTAGAGTGATCCAATCTGTTGCTCCTGCCGGTCAACTTCTTCTTTCCCTTTACTGCTCTGGAGCTGATGCCACGTTTGTCCCCTCAATCCTTGTGTAAAGACTGCAGGTATCAGCACAACTGATTTACGCTCGTGAACAAACTGAGGACgtgtgtctctgctgtccaGGTTGTTCTGTACTTCAAGATAAGAGCGTTTATCTTCAATGCAGAGATCACGCTGCTGAGAcatgggttcttttttttatcttaagCTTGGAAAGGAAAGACAGACTTATGTGGGGAGATGTTATAATTGACAGGCTTCAAATGACAGCTGTGTGAATAACATGTACTTTTAGCATTTTGTAAATATTGGGTTCTATAAAGGGAGTTAATCCAGACCTGTGCCATGCTAGAGTCTCAACGTTATTCTTTTCAAACACTAGAGCAGCTCGCTTCACCCTCCCTGTGGTTGTTAGCAAGAAAGAGCTGCTTCTTTTTCTATTCTTAAGGGCAGGCCACCCAGTACAAATAGAATATTATATGCCCAAGGAGCTCAGAACGTcttattctatatttatacgTCATTATTTTGACAATTTAAAGGCATTATTGGAGGACACTTTAGGGATGAT
Coding sequences:
- the LOC101068964 gene encoding uncharacterized protein isoform X1 is translated as MLVTRQQFFPLRCDRPPFWESNQTAAHTSTLLGGLTMVHTCVVAGCRNRRTPGTTLSFYRFPRDPERKQRWIAAVNRAGWVPNDGSRLCSTHFISGKQVKNPRSPDYVPSVFTTAPMCPEMKEPGALENLDKQEARVEAANALLFLQGQGRPVVGERAKEKEQEAIVEESLSSSLSTDEDEDDECLSGSKKGRFSHTSDSQVNFDDILKALKKENQTLRESVEKMSLSESSLKNDAEKVRFYTGLPNYFVLETVMWLLAPHMDGMKTIKLSKFQQLLLTLMRLRLDLRNQDLAYRFGVKVSTVTRTVHQMVSIMSSTLVPTAVFWPSRAELRKNLPAALRSSHPDCAVIIDCFTVPFEEPVSRGNHHHQQRAGTGCNVLKYLIGVAPQGVVTFVSRGALGNVSDKSLTEGCGLLCKLLPGDVVLASRDLDIADSVAARGARFKAAGSYQGDAQASSECSPPANASSDSTSVQRHVDKVISMVKQRYAMLTGPIESAFTSASERTSNLSTFDKIVQVACALNNLCISAAPLE
- the LOC101068964 gene encoding uncharacterized protein isoform X2 translates to MLVTRQQFFPLRCDRPPFWESNQTAAHTSTLLGGLTMVHTCVVAGCRNRRTPGTTLSFYRFPRDPERKQRWIAAVNRAGWVPNDGSRLCSTHFISAPMCPEMKEPGALENLDKQEARVEAANALLFLQGQGRPVVGERAKEKEQEAIVEESLSSSLSTDEDEDDECLSGSKKGRFSHTSDSQVNFDDILKALKKENQTLRESVEKMSLSESSLKNDAEKVRFYTGLPNYFVLETVMWLLAPHMDGMKTIKLSKFQQLLLTLMRLRLDLRNQDLAYRFGVKVSTVTRTVHQMVSIMSSTLVPTAVFWPSRAELRKNLPAALRSSHPDCAVIIDCFTVPFEEPVSRGNHHHQQRAGTGCNVLKYLIGVAPQGVVTFVSRGALGNVSDKSLTEGCGLLCKLLPGDVVLASRDLDIADSVAARGARFKAAGSYQGDAQASSECSPPANASSDSTSVQRHVDKVISMVKQRYAMLTGPIESAFTSASERTSNLSTFDKIVQVACALNNLCISAAPLE